One Terriglobales bacterium genomic region harbors:
- a CDS encoding acyl-CoA carboxylase subunit beta, with product MNLEQKLEELKKRDHLAQVGGGRERQERQHKEGKMSARERIEFLLDEGTFEETDKLVTHRCSDFGMEKQKYYGDGFVTGYGRIEGRLVFVFAQDFTVFGGSLSEANAAKIVKIMDMAARVGSPVIGLNDSGGARIQEGVMSLAGYADIFLRNTLFSGVIPQISAIMGPCAGGAVYSPAITDFIFMVDKTSYMFITGPDVIKTVTHEDVTKEELGGAHTHNQKSGVAHFLAEDDAECLSMMRELLSFIPSNNLEDPPRRDCSDPVDRADDALDSMVPAESNQPYDIKDVIRAVVDDGYFFEVQELYATNIVVGFARLNGRSVGVVANQPAILAGVLDISSSIKGARFVRFCDCFNIPLITFEDVPGFLPGVQQEHGGIITHGAKLLFAFAEATVAKITVITRKAYGGAYCVMASKHIRADVNYAWPTAEIAVMGPEGAVDIVYKRELDRATDREQMRRQKIEEFRDRLANPYVAAERGFVDAVIQPHETRKRVIQALEMLDNKRDKNPGKKHANIPL from the coding sequence ATGAACCTCGAACAAAAGCTGGAAGAGCTCAAGAAGCGTGATCACCTGGCCCAGGTCGGCGGCGGCCGCGAGCGACAGGAGCGTCAGCACAAAGAGGGGAAGATGTCAGCCCGCGAGCGCATCGAGTTTCTGCTCGATGAGGGCACCTTCGAGGAGACCGACAAATTGGTCACGCACCGCTGCTCCGACTTCGGCATGGAGAAACAGAAATATTACGGCGACGGCTTCGTTACCGGCTATGGCCGCATCGAGGGCAGGTTGGTTTTTGTTTTTGCGCAGGACTTCACCGTGTTCGGGGGATCGCTGTCGGAAGCCAATGCGGCAAAGATCGTGAAGATCATGGACATGGCGGCACGGGTTGGATCTCCCGTGATCGGTCTGAACGATTCCGGCGGTGCCCGCATCCAGGAAGGCGTAATGTCGCTGGCGGGCTATGCCGACATTTTCCTGCGCAACACCCTGTTCAGCGGCGTGATTCCACAGATCTCAGCCATCATGGGACCATGTGCGGGAGGGGCGGTGTACTCGCCGGCGATCACCGACTTCATCTTCATGGTGGACAAGACTTCCTACATGTTCATCACCGGCCCCGACGTCATCAAAACCGTCACCCACGAAGACGTGACCAAGGAAGAGCTTGGCGGCGCTCACACTCACAATCAGAAATCGGGCGTAGCGCATTTTCTGGCAGAAGACGATGCCGAGTGCCTGTCGATGATGCGCGAGCTGCTGAGCTTTATTCCCTCGAACAATCTCGAAGACCCGCCGCGGCGCGACTGCAGTGATCCGGTGGATCGGGCGGATGATGCGCTCGATTCCATGGTCCCGGCGGAGAGCAATCAGCCCTACGACATTAAGGATGTCATCCGTGCAGTCGTAGATGATGGATACTTCTTCGAAGTGCAGGAGCTATACGCGACGAACATCGTGGTGGGTTTTGCGCGGCTGAATGGACGCTCCGTGGGAGTGGTGGCCAATCAACCTGCCATTCTGGCGGGGGTGCTGGATATCAGCTCATCCATCAAGGGTGCTCGCTTCGTCCGCTTCTGCGACTGTTTCAATATCCCGCTCATAACATTTGAAGATGTGCCCGGCTTCCTTCCGGGAGTACAGCAGGAACACGGCGGAATCATCACGCACGGCGCCAAGCTGTTGTTTGCCTTCGCCGAAGCTACGGTGGCGAAAATCACTGTGATCACGCGCAAGGCCTATGGCGGCGCTTATTGCGTCATGGCGTCGAAACATATTCGTGCCGACGTGAACTACGCCTGGCCAACAGCAGAAATTGCGGTGATGGGTCCGGAGGGCGCGGTTGATATCGTGTACAAGCGCGAACTTGATCGCGCCACAGACCGCGAACAGATGCGCCGGCAGAAAATCGAGGAATTCCGCGACCGCTTAGCCAATCCCTATGTGGCGGCCGAGCGCGGCTTTGTGGATGCGGTAATTCAGCCGCACGAGACGCGCAAACGGGTGATCCAGGCGCTGGAGATGCTGGATAACAAGCGCGACAAAAATCCGGGGAAGAAGCACGCGAATATTCCTTTGTAA
- a CDS encoding glycosyl hydrolase 108 family protein, translating into MANFDLFLAMLLRFEGGYVNDPSDPGGETNKGITMKTFQRCAHELLGLEPTSENLHALTDAQAGIIYRHLYWNKIRGDEIQNQDLANIVCDFYVNAGNYATVLLQRLLNRMGADVVEDGTLGPASIQALNALDHGALFRQYKQGRINYYRKLGKKFPQFLKGWLNRVRAFPNL; encoded by the coding sequence TTGGCAAATTTCGATCTCTTTCTTGCAATGTTGCTCCGCTTCGAGGGTGGCTACGTCAATGATCCCAGCGATCCTGGCGGCGAAACCAACAAGGGCATCACCATGAAGACGTTTCAGCGGTGCGCCCACGAGTTGCTGGGACTCGAGCCGACATCGGAGAATTTGCACGCACTGACCGACGCGCAGGCGGGCATCATCTATCGCCATCTCTATTGGAACAAAATACGCGGCGACGAAATCCAAAACCAGGACCTGGCTAATATCGTTTGTGACTTCTACGTCAACGCCGGCAACTACGCCACGGTCCTGCTGCAGCGCCTTCTGAATCGGATGGGAGCGGACGTGGTTGAAGACGGCACTCTAGGTCCTGCGTCAATACAGGCACTGAATGCTCTCGATCACGGCGCTCTATTTCGGCAGTACAAGCAAGGACGAATCAATTATTACCGGAAATTAGGAAAGAAATTTCCTCAGTTCCTGAAGGGCTGGTTAAATCGTGTGAGGGCATTCCCGAATCTGTAG